A portion of the Blautia hansenii DSM 20583 genome contains these proteins:
- a CDS encoding DUF6472 family protein, translating into MEKKLGKTAGCEYCSNYIYDEDLGYYVCDVNLDEDEMSRFLSDTFYNCPYFQMEDEYKIVRKQM; encoded by the coding sequence ATGGAAAAAAAATTAGGAAAAACAGCAGGCTGTGAGTATTGCAGCAATTATATTTACGATGAAGATTTAGGATATTATGTTTGTGATGTGAATTTAGATGAAGATGAGATGAGCCGCTTTTTATCAGATACTTTTTATAATTGCCCATATTTCCAAATGGAAGATGAATATAAGATTGTTAGAAAGCAGATGTAG